A section of the Eublepharis macularius isolate TG4126 chromosome 1, MPM_Emac_v1.0, whole genome shotgun sequence genome encodes:
- the RMDN2 gene encoding regulator of microtubule dynamics protein 2, with protein MAYSENKRLIFSLMIGAAGISLVALWYRMSRKQRKALRLSTLLNSESNFDLVDFQCETQNEQGTVMLLQGRQLQILEKLNNLLVSVEELKKEVAFLKEAVPKLEELVIDELQGKTDTHRTSPLHRATRKRKVEIARGVSDTNSSEEAESEGGYVTAHTDTEGESEEEKGWVSSSTSALTPEEKIDLFNLLQQVDTLHCGSDGDRGESFRLLLENEEKYKDCAGFLWRLARAYGDMFELTTNVEEKKNYASEGKLRGENAVSLDSSSAESHQWFAVMCGYLSQFESIQNKIKNGYLFKEHLDKAIELKPRDPFLYYLLGRWCYEVAQLSWIEKKVATALFGTPPTSTIHEALQNFLKAEEIHPGYSKYNYVYLAKCYKELGQSTNALKCCDSALSILSVTKEDKEAEKDLEALLLSLKL; from the exons TTGCGCTTTGGTATCGCATGTCTCGAAAACAAAGGAAAGCTCTACGCTTGTCTACACTTCTGAATTCAGAGAGCAATTTTGATTTGGTGGATTTTCAgtgtgaaacacaaaatgaaCAAGGAACAGTAATGTTGTTGCAAGGAAGACAACTTCAGATACTGGAGAAATTGAATAATTTACTGGTAAGTGTGGAAGAACTTAAAAAGGAGGTGGCATTTCTGAAAGAAGCTGTTCCAAAGTTGGAGGAACTTGTTATAGATGAGCTCCAGGGGAAAACCGATACTCACAGAACCAGTCCTTTACACAGAGCAACACGGAAGCGGAAAGTTGAGATTGCTCGAGGTGTGTCAGACACCAACAGTTCTGAAGAGGCGGAAAGTGAAGGCGG CTATGTTACCGCTCACACGGACACCGAAGGAGAATCCgaggaagaaaaaggatgggtCAGCTCCTCCACATCTGCTCTGACACCAGAAGAAAAAATAGACTTGTTTAACCTTCTACAGCAGGTGGACACATTGCACTGTGGTTCAGACGGTGACAGAGGAGAGAGCTTCAGACTTTTGCTTGAAAATGAGGAAAAG TACAAAGACTGTGCTGGCTTTCTTTGGAGACTTGCCCGAGCTTATGGAGATATGTTTGAGCTAACTACAAATGTTGAAGAGAAAAAGAACTATGCTTCTGAAG GAAAACTTAGGGGTGAAAATGCTGTTAGTCTTGATTCATCAAGTGCAGAGAGTCATCAATG GTTTGCAGTGATGTGCGGCTATCTGTCTCAGTTTGAAAGTATACAGAACAAAATCAAGAATGGCTATCTCTTTAAG gAGCATCTAGACAAAGCAATTGAACTTAAGCCTCGAGATCCATTTTTATATTATCTCCTTGGAAGATGGTGCTATGAA GTAGCTCAGTTGTCTTGGATTGAGAAGAAAGTTGCTACTGCTCTTTTTGGGACACCGCCAACTTCAACGATACATGAAGCTTTGCAGAATTTTCTTAAG GCAGAAGAAATACATCCTGGATATTCTAAATACAATTATGTCTATTTGGCAAAG TGCTACAAAGAACTTGGCCAGAGTACTAACGCCTTGAAGTGCTGTGATTCTGCGCTTTCAATTCTCTCTGTTACTAAAGAG GATAAAGAGGCTGAGAAGGATTTAGAAGCTTTACTTCTTTCTCTGAAGCTGTGA